ATAATTTTTAAATAAAGACGTAAATCAAAATATAAAACGATACATATTTTTATATGTAAATAATTCAAATTATCTTACTACGCATTCATTAAATAACAAACAACATGTCAACACATAAAAACTTTATGCCACTACATTAAGTAATACACGCTTATATCGCCAATCAATAACATAATATATAGAATTACCACGTGCGATTAAGATTGAATTTGATACCTTATGTGTATAAATATATATAGTCAAACAAGATATGTTATTACAAATACGCTAGATCATAAATTTTATATAATTTCTATTATACAACGATCATATTTAACTGATTACTAAAAGTAAAGTTACAATTTTTAACATAATCTTAATATGTAAGATACACAAAATTTTTTATTAACTTAAGGAATAAGATTTTACTTATACGTATCGCATCTGCTTTCAACCTTTATATTTTGTTTAATAATTTTTATAATTATTAAACAAAATATAAATTTTTATTAATTAATACATATTATTCTCTTTGTTCGTCTAGTTGAATATCTTCAGAAAAATTAAAAGAAAAATTCTTTATATCGATTGTATTATTATTTTGATCTAATAAATAATAATCTACATATTGATCTTTTTTCTCAAAAATACTAAACTGTTCAATTGTACCACAGTCAGTTATTTTAACTCTACATTCTTGTAAATTACAATTATCGCGGATCGGTATCAAATAAAAAAAATCTCCTCTCTGAATAACATTATAATTGTCCCATTTATGTATATTGTTATCAGAAAATAACATAAAAAAAATATTATCAGAAAAATTTTGTAACCAATACGCAGTAACTTGTTTAATAAAAGGAACATAAAACCAAAGTGTTTTTCCGTCAGAAATTAAAAAATTTTCTTCAGGAGATATCATATGCCAATTAAATAGGTTAGGTCGCTTTATCCATAGTTCTCCATAACCCTCCAATAATATGTTGTCGTTAGCATTAATAACTTTTTGAGTAAACCGTGCATAAAAATAATTTATTTTTTTAAGGCGATCTCGTAATGTAATAACAGATGTATCATCAGATATTGCTGAAATAATTATAACAACACTGAAAAAAACAGCATACATTACTTTGTTAATCATTCTCAATTAATTAAATGTCCATAATTAATATACACCACATATATTAAAACTATAACGAAAATATGTAATATGGTTATTGTACTTATATAACAATTCTACATGTGTAACAACACGATCTTTTAGCATATCAAATATCATAAATTAGCCGTTTGGTTTTTCCAAAAATTAGCTACCGCGTATATTTCTTGATCTTCTATAAA
This region of Candidatus Blochmannia vicinus genomic DNA includes:
- the lolA gene encoding outer membrane lipoprotein chaperone LolA encodes the protein MYAVFFSVVIIISAISDDTSVITLRDRLKKINYFYARFTQKVINANDNILLEGYGELWIKRPNLFNWHMISPEENFLISDGKTLWFYVPFIKQVTAYWLQNFSDNIFFMLFSDNNIHKWDNYNVIQRGDFFYLIPIRDNCNLQECRVKITDCGTIEQFSIFEKKDQYVDYYLLDQNNNTIDIKNFSFNFSEDIQLDEQRE